The Cololabis saira isolate AMF1-May2022 chromosome 5, fColSai1.1, whole genome shotgun sequence genome segment GAGTATATTTCCCTGCTGAGCATTTTACAGCTCAGCATTCGACTGCTGGGTTTGGGAGAACACACAATAAGTAAGCCATTAGCTCTGTTTCTTCTTGAATTAACTCCGCTTCTTCTTGTTTTAaaccttttgttttgttgttatgaATTGGTGTTTCTgtgagccttttttttctcctttctgaaGATAACAGTTCAGGACTCTGTGGACTTATTTTCAAGTTCTTGTTTTTATCTCACAGAGCACACCGTGTTAACTTGTTTGGCATTCCTGCATGTTCAGGttgaaactgtttttttctggacttatttatttgttatttttcagTGGCACAGAATGATGTTGCACTCGAAAATGTAGTCTACGCCAATGGAAATGGAATCGACAACAGGGCTTTTGAAAATGGGGTATgtcttgcttttttcttcttcttctccttttctttttacaaagaAAACAATGCAGTGTGATCTTTTTGTTTTCATAAAATGCCTGTATTTTTTCAGGACGACATTGTCACAGACACTGGCAGCATTAAAAGTCAGACTAGAAAAGcaaaaaagggactgggctccTACTTGAGGTCTGTCAGTGcatgttttccatgttttcCAGAACTGATTCATACATGGTTGTGTTGGGGGTGTAGCACTCTTGTTGGAGTGCTTTATTGGGATATTGTAGATACAGAATGTAAGCAATACTGCATTTTTATAATGTACCTACAATACAGATGTTTTCTATGCCCCAATAGCTTTGATGACTGAAGATTTCGTGTGATTTGATAAAAAGAATTAACGGTCTTTTGGATGATTTAACTTAAAAGCAAATCTAAGACATTTCAGTCAAGATACTTTTTAGTCTTTCAAAATCATTTTTTCCTCTCATTTTAATTAACATCTGACTTGTTCTGCACTGCAGCAAAGTTTCCCAGCCAATAAACGCCACAGAAAACTACATCAAGGATCATTCAAAAACCTTCAAATATATCGTCCTGGGCATACTTGGAGCAGGTAATAATTAACGTTTGCTGTCCTACTGGTACTCGTTGATGGAAAAATGGAGAAACTGGAAAGATAATGACCGTTTATTCttttctcctctgcaggttatGTGGCATACTTCATTGCAGCCTGTGTACTGGATTTCCAGAGGGCCACCGCTCTTGTGGTCCTCACTATTCTCGCTGTTGTTGCCAAATTGTATGAACTTCTTAAGACGCACAAAGGTGAAAGCATCAGCCGTTGTTTTAGACCAGCTGTCAGATGCTTTAAATCCAACTTGAAATGGCTGAAATGGTAAATCCATCTTAAGTTTTCAGTACCACCATCTGTAGCACGTTGACCACCGACAAAGCACCGCTTTCATTTGTTTTACAGGGTTTTTATCGTGGCGGTCTTGGCCCTGCTTGTGGTGTGGCTGGTTTTAGACACCAGTAAGCGCCCCGAACAGCTCATTTCATTCGGaggtgtgtgcatgtttgtcgTGCTTTGGTTCCTCCTCTCGGCACACAGGGCAATGGTGAGTTTTACTACGTCACACAGCAACTGCAATCAAGGGATGACTATTTACTTCAGCAGCATTTTGAAACGTTCTTGACCGGTCAGGTTATCTGTTGTATGTTTAGCTGAGACTTTggatatcatttttattatctCAGGTTATACCTCAAGTGCTTCCATGGAATATGACAAGACTACATGGAGACtccctgataaaataagtgtcaaccattttattttctttagatATCATGGAGGCCGGTGTTTTGGGGTCTTGGAATGCAGTTCTGTATTGGCCTCTTTATCATAAGAACAGAGCCCGGGCTTATTGCTTTCAACTGGCTTGGAAAACAAGTACAGGTATTACAGTCTTTTAAGTTAATATAAATAGGAAAAAACGCACTTGACAGGAGATGTTCAAATATTTTCAATTACTGGTACAACAATAACACCTTGTTAACTTTATacagatataataataaaagctaTTTGTACTTCATAAAAAAAGTTATGTTTATAGATTACAAATAACATTCTGTAAATGAGTGATTCATGCTCTTCTTATCTTTGGAGTAGCTTTATTATGCATATCAAGGCTGAGTCAGCAGAATGTGTGCACAAGCATGCGTCTTTTTAAAGTCTAGTTCAGCCTGCTGTTTGTATGAGCTGTAACTTTGGTTACTGGTGTGTAAAGTCTAAGGTTACATGCCTCATAAACTTGGGGTTATATGAAactaacaaaaattaaaaataatataaccCCAATGTCTTCTTTGTGTTGTAATCCCAGATATTCCTTGACTACACCAAGGCAGGGTCATCGTTTGTTTTTGGGGATCTGATCAATAACATTTTTGCCTTTCAAGTAAGTGTGTGATTAAATCTAAACATATGAACAATGACTCAGGAAAATACATTTCACTTTATCCTCTTAATCACTCCCTAGGCTCTGCCCATCGTGGTTTTCTTCAGCAGCGTGATGTCAATCCTTTACTTTTTGGGTGTAATGCAGTGGATCATCTTAAAGGTAAAACATGCCTCTCAGAACCATTGGCATGCTGCTGGAGGTCACGGCGTGGATTACTTATTCGTGCAGGGACAAAACGCCATGTGTTTTTCTCCAACTAGATCGCATGGGTAATGGAGATAACGTTGGGAACCTCTCCCACAGAGACCTTGAGTGTGGCAGGCAATATATTTGTTGGGCAGGTACTACCTTGGCAAcgcaattttcttttcttagttttttaaATCTTGTTGATGAGATAAAGAAATCCCaactaacattttttaaatctacTTGGAATTACTTTTTTCctgtttgtgaatgtgtatgtgcGTTAGACCGAAGCTCCGCTGCTGATTCGCCCTTATTTGAATGACATGACCAGATCTGAGATCCATGCTGTCATGACGGGTGGATTTGCCACCATAGCAGGCAGTGTGATGGGGGCATTCATCTCCTTTGGGGTGAGATATAACTCTCTTTACAGGAGCATATTAAACACCTAAACATGGGGAGATTTTACATCCTGCAAGTCAAAGCCTTCTAAGAAAATATTGCCTTACTGGATGATCTAAACTTTTAAGGGAACAAGTAGACCTAAAACCATGCCAGTAACATCTCCCCTTCCCTGCTATAACAATGCTACTGTTCAGTCATTGTTAGTCTACTCATCTAAATCCATCCGTTCACCTTCTGCAGTTATGTACAAACATTTGACCACTTTATTAATGAAATCACACTTGAAaactcatttttttaaatatgcaatgtAAAGTCATTAAAGAACAAGTGTGActacaatggaaaaaaaatataagaaattAATGGTTAATGAATTTAGCTGCTATTGAGGGTTTAAAAGACACTGCAGGTTATCAAGTGATGAAAGGTGAGCCCCTTATCTCATTATTACATGGTGATTGGGATTACAATTTATTTATGGCTTTAAAGAACACTTTAGTGTTGAGGAAAGTTGTAAAgttattttaaaatattattatgCACCTTTACAGGTGACTGATAGCCGGGAAGATGATGACAGTATGTACAGACACAGGACAGACCAAGAACAGCTCAGAGCTGTGCCTTCAGTGCAGCACAAGAAATGTTTGTTCTCTCCTCTCGGTATAACCAAGAAGCAGTTAGAGATAAGATCTAAACCTCAACGTGCGtatgtgtttttcttcttcaaacGGGGCTAATAAAGTCAGATAACTGAAATAAAGGAATATTTCTGGCATACGAAGGAGTTTTACTAAAAAAGGTCGCTTTTTAAAATGTCTGCTCATAAAGTCAGTCAAGTTCTgttaaaatgtaatcaaaattaCTGCCATAATCCCAAAtcaaaaaaagtggaaaaaaaataaagcaataaataaaaaagttcatGAATCTATCCATTGTATTTGTATGATGCAAAAATCATTATTTCAAAACTGTTATAAACAAAATTGGGAGTGTTTTTAATTTCGATATATAATAAAGacttgaaatgataaaaattaggatttttttgtgtattATTTTACATGTTAGCCATTAAAAGGTTAATAGGCATAATTACTAAGACGTATAGGACTTAAGACTACATATTATTCAAATTTGCAAATCAGCATAAACTATTTTGATTGGTAAAAATGCTGTAAGGTCGAAGGAGATGTTTTACtacttatcttatcttatcttatcttatcttatcttatcttatcttatcttatcttatcttattatcaCATCTTACCTTAGTTCTTCAGTAAGCAGAAATAAGCTAGAAGAGTTTAATATTTAAACAATCAATGCTGATATTAATGGTGACACAACttgtaaacaaacaaaagactATTAGATTAAAACAGTGTGTTAAGCAGTTAAAAAAAACGGCTTGATATGTGATTATTGAGTTCATGAAATTATCATTTTGTGTGTGTCAATGAACCAGTTTTGTCTCAAATCAACAATGAACTTTCCTCTACAGATAGATGCATCTTCATTGATATCGGCCTCCGTGATGGCGGCGCCGTGTGCTTTGGCTATGTCTAAACTCTCTTACCCTGAGACTGAGAAAAGTGCCTTTGATTCAAAGAAGAGTATCAAAGTGGCTTGTGGGTGTGTGTATACCTTTACATTTCATCACATTGCATCACTGACCTTGTCTTAACCCCGTTATTTTACTGGATTTCTTTTCTAATCTCTCTAGTGATGAACAGAACATTTTGGAGGCTGCTAGTAGTGGGGCGTCTGCATCAATAGGTCTTGTTGCTAACATTGCAGCCAATCTGATAGCTTTTCTTGCCATCCTGGCATTCATTAATCAGGCCTTCAGTTGGCTTGGAAGTATGGTGGGATATCCTTCAGTCACATTTGAGGTACGATGTATCAAATGTCAGATAATcttgtgttattttgttatttttggtGTACAATTTGGGTTGTTCAATTCAACGATTAAACGACTTTTAGTTTAACATGCATTTGcaagaaaaaatatatgtaaaCCTCTTGCACTAAACCTGTTTTCTGTAATCATTTGCAAagaaatgtgatctgatcttcatGAAAGTTATAGCAAAAGACATACACAATGTGGTTGAGATGATAACACacaattataatttgtttttactGAAAGTGGCcattaaacattcacagtgCAGGTTATAAAAGTAAGTAGATGGTTCTCCTGAGGTCGTTCTATAGCGTCTCCATGATGTTAAGTTCTAGGCTCCGACTGGGCTGCTCCCAAAGGCAGATTTACTTCTTCTGAAGCCATTCTGTGGCTGATTTATTTCAATGCTTCCGGCCAGTGTCGTGGACAACTGGATGCTTAAACACTGCATCGATTTCCAGCCATATGCAGATCAACTTTCGACTGATATCATCAGAGACATTGTGTCTGTCTATTATTAGACTTGCAGGAAACCTAACTAATTCCCAGAGATTCACACACTTGTTCTTGCTACTGTGTCTGTCTGACAAAATCCCTTAAACTGCACATGCTCTTTTCCTTCCTAGTTAATTTGCTCTTATGCATTTATGCCCGTGGCCTTCATGATGGGAATACCATACGATGAGAGCTTCACTGTAGCTCAATTAATCGGCACAAAGCTTTTCCTCAATGAGTTTGTGGCTTACGAAAAACTTGCTGAAATGAAGAGCAACAGAGTCAATGGACTTGATCAAGTAATTGGAGGTGAAATACAGTGGCTATCTGTGAGTAAATACTATTTATATGAGTTTTATTACAGCCTTCATTTATAAAGATAACAACAAGTTTCGGAATAGAAATGATTTTACATTatgtggataaaaatattatttcctTGTTTCAGGTCCGATCAGAGGTTATCACCACGTATGCTCTTTGTGGGTTTGCCAATTTTAGCTCGCTGGGCATTGTGCTAGGAGGCCTGTGTGAGTATCTCTTCACAATTCACATTATCTTTGTGTTTTTCCCCCCCTACCTTTCACAATTGTGTAATCTTTTTCTTGTAGCTGCCATAAGTCCATCAAGAAGAAGTGACATCTCATCTATGGTGGTGAGAGCCATGCTCACTGGGACTTCTGTATCTCTCATCAATGCATGTATTGCAGGTACATgtgaaaatattgattttagcCCATCTCTAGAGCATTTTCTAGAGCAGTTTAATGAAATGGCTCTCACTTTACTTTCAGGGATCCTGTTTGTTCCACCACTCGACTGCGTGGAGCTGTTTAAGCTCTCTGCCTTCAACGCCACAGATGCAAATGTTCAACAATGCTGTCAAGATCTATTTCAAAGGTATGCATTACATATTTGATGGCTGAATTAACAAGACAAAATCATTGTAATGTTACAGTAATAGATGTTTAATCTTTGTGTCATGTTCTTAAAAGCTGACATCTGACGTGAATTCTTTTGCAGCGTTGTGTACAATGGGACCATCTGGTTCGAAGGATCGTGGAGCTCAGTCCCAAACGTCACAGAGTATTACTCCAGATGTTGCCAGTGCTGCGGCCTTATTGATGGAGCGATTTGTGTGTAGAGATGGGTAATGGAAAACAGTAGGCCTCAGGCATGAACATTTCAACAACTTTATGCTGAACTTGTTTTCAAGCTTGCAACTGCAATTGTCCAAGGTTGCCAAAGTTTCGACATAGTTTCAAATCTCTATTAGCATACGATTGCTAACTTTCTGAGGACAAAATCGAAACCTGACAATGTTGAGCAGCTTTTACAGACTTGTGATGAAACTGTCTGAGAGAATGAATGTACAGGCAGTTAAAGTTAGCTTCACGTGCCTTTAAACAGCAGAATGTACTGAGGGGCTACTGACGTAGGCTACTACATGCTCGCAAACCCCCATTTTTTTCCTGACACAAATCAACTGTATATACATGGAAATGCCACTTTGGCTTCAATCACAACACAAAATagcataaaacattttaaatcaacaaacaggaagttctgttcatttctgaccatcTGCACTGCCGTCTGCTGTGGCATCAATTCACCCAACTCAGTCTGCATGAATCTGAGTTTAGAGGCTATTTTCATTGTTTCAAGTCATTTTAGTCCCCGACGTTCAGATTACAAACCAATACAGCATTTACACCCCATATCTGGGTGGCTATGGTGTCATGGGTAGTGTTGGTTATCGCAGGATCAATCCCCAGCGCTGTCACAGGCCAAAGCATGCCTGGGCAGGATACTGAGCCGTACTGTTCACTGACACTATGACTGGCTGCAGCACTCATTTGAGTCAGGTTGGACATCCAACCTACTGTATGTCAGATATACAAAACATGGTGAGCTGCTGAGGTGAGTCGtacaaaaggaaaggaaaggaaagtgtGGAGATGTTAACATATATGCGGAAATTACAGTATGAGGTGCAAATTTCTCACTGTCACTACGATATATGGTGATAAAATGGAAACATACATGACATGTCTTTGTGGTGAGACAAATACTACCTACTGGACCATTTGGAAACTTTCTTTGTAACTCAGTTATAAATACCTTTATATCCCTCATTTATAGTTCCTGCTCATGGGCCAGTGTCTGTttttatacatttgtatatttctgTGACACTTTCTGTAAAAATGTAAAGCCTTTATGCATATTGTTAAAAGATGATTGTATCTGCcatgtattatattgtaaattaatttaaatgtaaGCTTTTATTTAAAGCCAGATGTTATTTCAAGAACTGCAACTATGGAGATATTCAGACACTGAcattttaatgaataaataaaactgagggGTTCTTTTAAGATGTTATTTCTTAAGCGATCTAACTATTAAAATATTTGTTGATGAACATGATTGAATTTGATTTGAtacctttatttaaaaaaacataatgcAACACAGATATACCCCACCCCCAACAAAAATATTTAGTCCTTTCACTATATGAACAGATAAAAACACTGACTGTATTTTATGTACCTAATTCATATTATTTGAAAACCACTTGAAATATTTACCCCTAATTcagtcccccccctccccttaaCTAGTAAAGCTTCATGCAGTATGGAAAACGATTCAACAGTTGCTAAAGTCTACAACTGACCAATCAGTTGATGAATCTTTAATGTTTAACCAAGAAGCTATTACAGAAATGCCTCAAGAATTCACAGCATCTTCGTGTAAAAAGGTTCCAGGACCTCTGTTGAAATTTAACCACGGAATTTGTGCAAGTCACGAAGCAACAGGGCACATTTGAATCTTTTTCTTGAACTCGTGGTTTCTACAAAAGATTGACCTGGTCACTGGAGACCAACTACACAACTTTTAAAAACTGCTATCTTCTGCTAAATTCTGTCAGTTGAGGTAAAACAGCAATCTGTTTTACTTAATGTGTGTTTACCTGCAAGTCCATGTATTAAGTCACTCCCTCTGACTTACTTTCATCTGACATCGTGTTGCTTTGAACACactttgcatgtttttgtgagcttAAGCTCAACGTAGGTAGTGTTTGTAGGTAATCATCTGCCTTTACCAGTTATAATCCTTTTGCAAGAGTTGTGATTCAATTCAATGGTTCAAGACAGCATTGATATGATCACAAAGTGCTCAAAATCAAGTGGAAGTTATGTCAAAACCTAAACTTGACACTGTTACCCCATAGCATGAGCTCAACCTTGCTGTGCAAAGAAATGCTGCAACGGCTGTTGCAAGTCTAACTGTAAATGTTGTCTCTGCACACAGAAATAattgtgtatgcatatgtagaTATATTTAGTGACTGTGAATATACATATTTTACATGTCACCTAAATGACGACATTTCCCTTGGATTTAAATCTCGCTTAAAGAGTTTGTCTTTCACAGAGCGGATAAGACTCTTTGGCAAGTGGTTGCGGTGTTTTAGTGATTTTAAGTCAGTTCTAAGAAAATAAAgtatttcttttcattcttcaaaGATAAATAGTAAATGCTACTGCGTGTTAACTATGagctacaaaaatgaaaaaaaaaacaacaacaaacaatcaATGTGCCTATTATTCCAAACATTCTTAAAAAGGTGGGGTTCCTGCAGAAAGAGATTTTCACAGTAATTGTCGCATAACATTGTATAACTCATAATTCTTTCTGTTCAAGTCCTTGTTGCCTGGGAAGATACAGGTAAAACCAAACCGTAATTGCCAGAATCAAAAGAAGTCTTTTTTTCTACCTTATTTCAACAACAGAAAGACTTTCAGCAGGACTTTTGCCGCCTGATTTGCTGTCCTTTGTCTCCTGAACCTTTCTCTGCACTTTTGGGCTTGAGTTGGCCTTTCTAGAC includes the following:
- the slc28a1 gene encoding sodium/nucleoside cotransporter 1 gives rise to the protein MAQNDVALENVVYANGNGIDNRAFENGDDIVTDTGSIKSQTRKAKKGLGSYLSKVSQPINATENYIKDHSKTFKYIVLGILGAGYVAYFIAACVLDFQRATALVVLTILAVVAKLYELLKTHKGESISRCFRPAVRCFKSNLKWLKWVFIVAVLALLVVWLVLDTSKRPEQLISFGGVCMFVVLWFLLSAHRAMISWRPVFWGLGMQFCIGLFIIRTEPGLIAFNWLGKQVQIFLDYTKAGSSFVFGDLINNIFAFQALPIVVFFSSVMSILYFLGVMQWIILKIAWVMEITLGTSPTETLSVAGNIFVGQTEAPLLIRPYLNDMTRSEIHAVMTGGFATIAGSVMGAFISFGIDASSLISASVMAAPCALAMSKLSYPETEKSAFDSKKSIKVACGDEQNILEAASSGASASIGLVANIAANLIAFLAILAFINQAFSWLGSMVGYPSVTFELICSYAFMPVAFMMGIPYDESFTVAQLIGTKLFLNEFVAYEKLAEMKSNRVNGLDQVIGGEIQWLSVRSEVITTYALCGFANFSSLGIVLGGLSAISPSRRSDISSMVVRAMLTGTSVSLINACIAGILFVPPLDCVELFKLSAFNATDANVQQCCQDLFQSVVYNGTIWFEGSWSSVPNVTEYYSRCCQCCGLIDGAICV